The following coding sequences are from one Methanohalophilus halophilus window:
- the clpB gene encoding ATP-dependent chaperone ClpB has protein sequence MDLNNFTQKAQEAIQNSRTIAARYYHQQIDAEHLFLSLLEQREGLVPSLLDKMNISSAMVKEQLEKHMSGLPQVSGPGSENVYFTQKAIRVLDNAASLAGKMGDEYTSVEHILVSLVREKDSYSKELLEEFGADEERLNQAIKEIRGNRRVTSENPEDTYEPLEKYGIDFTELANQGKLDPVIGRDHEIRHTIEILSRRRKNNPVLIGEAGVGKTAIVEGLAQRIAKKDVPDAMKNKRIVALDMGSLVAGAKFRGEFEERLKAVLKEVAESEGQIILFIDELHTIVGAGATEGAMDAGNLLKPMLARGELHCIGATTLDEYRKYIEKDAALERRFMPVMVNAPDVENTISILRGLKEKYEVHHGVRLKDSALVAAAVLSDRYISDRFLPDKAIDLLDEAASKVKTAIDSKPASLDEADRKLMQLEIEKEALKKEKDAASKERLQSLEKEISEIRAESDAMRTRWENEKATIAKLNSLKEQIDDTKTQLELAETEGDFEKASRLKYGTLVPLQHEYEEEENRLKEKQTNMLLKEEVDEEDIAYVVSEWTRIPVTRLMEGEREKLVYLEDRLHERVIGQNEAVKAVSDAVIRAHAGIKDPRRPIGSFIFLGPTGVGKTELAKALANELFDSEDHMIRIDMSEYMEKHTVARLIGAPPGYIGHEEGGQLTEAVRRNPYSVVLFDEIEKAHHDVFNIMLQLLDDGRLTDSKGRTVDFKNTIVIMTSNICVDYAISKLEEGVAYSKMQETAMNELTKHFRPEFLNRIDEIAIFRALTKDQLTYIVDIKIEDLVQRLKERRIDLEITARAKKYLGDAGYSETYGARPLKRVIQNELETEIGKRIVSAEVMESDTVVVDADERGLSFEVRKGEEHT, from the coding sequence ATGGACCTGAATAATTTCACACAGAAAGCCCAGGAGGCAATACAAAATTCCCGCACCATTGCTGCAAGATATTATCATCAGCAGATTGATGCGGAGCATCTATTCCTTTCTCTTTTGGAACAAAGGGAAGGGCTTGTGCCTTCTCTGCTTGACAAGATGAACATTTCCAGTGCAATGGTTAAAGAACAACTCGAAAAACACATGTCAGGGCTTCCGCAAGTTTCAGGTCCTGGGAGTGAGAATGTTTACTTCACACAGAAAGCCATCCGGGTACTGGATAATGCTGCATCCCTGGCAGGCAAGATGGGTGACGAGTATACCAGTGTAGAGCACATACTGGTATCCCTGGTCCGGGAAAAGGACAGTTACAGCAAGGAACTGCTCGAGGAATTCGGGGCAGATGAAGAGCGCCTGAATCAGGCGATCAAGGAAATCAGGGGGAATCGCAGAGTGACATCAGAAAACCCGGAGGATACATATGAACCTCTGGAAAAATACGGCATAGATTTTACAGAACTTGCCAATCAGGGGAAACTTGACCCGGTAATAGGCAGGGACCATGAGATCAGGCATACGATAGAAATACTGTCCCGGCGCAGGAAGAATAACCCGGTACTCATCGGAGAGGCAGGTGTGGGCAAGACCGCCATTGTAGAAGGACTGGCGCAGCGTATTGCAAAAAAGGATGTCCCCGATGCAATGAAGAACAAACGTATTGTGGCCCTGGACATGGGTTCCCTGGTCGCAGGAGCCAAGTTCCGGGGAGAATTTGAGGAAAGGCTCAAGGCAGTCCTGAAGGAAGTAGCCGAATCTGAAGGCCAGATTATACTGTTCATCGATGAGTTGCACACCATTGTAGGAGCAGGAGCCACTGAAGGTGCAATGGATGCAGGCAATCTGCTCAAACCTATGCTAGCCAGGGGAGAACTGCACTGTATAGGTGCAACCACCCTTGATGAATACCGGAAATACATCGAGAAAGATGCAGCCCTGGAACGCAGGTTCATGCCAGTGATGGTGAACGCTCCGGATGTCGAGAACACCATCTCTATTTTGAGGGGTCTGAAAGAAAAATATGAGGTTCATCACGGGGTTCGTCTCAAGGACAGTGCCCTTGTGGCAGCTGCTGTCCTGAGTGATCGGTATATCTCGGACAGGTTTTTGCCCGACAAAGCCATTGACTTGCTGGACGAGGCAGCATCGAAGGTTAAGACTGCCATCGACAGCAAACCGGCCAGTCTGGATGAAGCTGACAGGAAACTTATGCAACTTGAGATCGAGAAGGAAGCCCTGAAAAAGGAAAAGGATGCTGCTTCAAAAGAAAGGCTGCAGAGCCTGGAGAAAGAGATCTCAGAAATCCGGGCCGAATCCGATGCAATGCGCACTCGCTGGGAAAACGAGAAGGCCACTATTGCAAAACTGAACAGCCTCAAAGAGCAGATTGATGATACCAAGACCCAGCTGGAACTGGCAGAGACAGAAGGCGATTTTGAAAAAGCATCCCGCCTGAAATATGGTACCCTGGTCCCCCTGCAACATGAATACGAGGAAGAGGAAAACCGCCTGAAGGAAAAGCAAACCAATATGCTGCTCAAGGAAGAGGTGGATGAAGAAGATATCGCATATGTAGTCAGTGAGTGGACCAGAATCCCGGTTACCAGACTCATGGAGGGAGAACGGGAAAAACTGGTGTATCTGGAAGATCGCCTGCATGAAAGAGTGATAGGCCAGAACGAGGCAGTAAAAGCCGTTTCAGATGCTGTGATCCGTGCCCATGCAGGTATCAAGGACCCCCGCCGGCCAATAGGCAGTTTCATCTTCCTGGGACCTACCGGCGTGGGTAAGACCGAACTCGCCAAAGCTCTTGCCAATGAACTTTTCGATAGCGAAGATCATATGATCCGCATTGATATGTCCGAGTACATGGAAAAACACACAGTTGCAAGGCTTATCGGTGCGCCGCCGGGCTACATCGGTCATGAGGAAGGGGGCCAGCTTACCGAAGCCGTACGCAGGAATCCCTATTCAGTCGTCCTGTTTGATGAGATCGAAAAAGCCCATCACGATGTATTCAATATCATGCTCCAGTTGCTCGATGACGGCAGACTGACCGATTCAAAGGGCAGGACTGTGGATTTCAAGAATACGATAGTGATCATGACCTCCAACATCTGTGTGGATTACGCCATCTCCAAACTGGAAGAGGGAGTTGCCTACAGCAAGATGCAGGAGACGGCCATGAACGAACTTACCAAACACTTCAGGCCGGAATTCCTCAACCGTATCGACGAGATCGCCATATTCCGCGCCCTTACCAAGGACCAGCTGACATACATCGTGGATATCAAGATAGAGGACCTCGTGCAGAGGCTCAAAGAGCGCAGGATCGATCTTGAAATCACCGCCCGGGCGAAGAAATACCTGGGGGATGCTGGCTACAGTGAGACATATGGTGCGAGACCACTGAAAAGGGTCATCCAAAACGAACTAGAAACCGAAATCGGCAAACGTATTGTCAGCGCAGAGGTTATGGAATCCGATACTGTTGTTGTCGATGCCGATGAGCGTGGCCTTAGCTTTGAGGTCAGAAAGGGAGAAGAACATACATAA
- a CDS encoding DNA polymerase sliding clamp, which yields MLEATIDASLLKDSIESLSVLVDEARVHISPEGIGVKAVDPANVAMVSFELQADAFDEYQAEESEIGLDLTRVLDILGVAEKTDKVKMKLEEDSRKLSISIGGISYTLTLLDPSTIRAEPRIPQLELPAEIVVNGKGFSRTVKAAEKISDHMSMGVEGETFFLEAEGDTDRMRQEMPRDELISITPGPARSLFSLDYLSDIVKPASKSNEVTLQIGNDFPIKINFEIAGGRGKVGYLLAPRIESE from the coding sequence ATGTTAGAGGCAACAATTGATGCATCACTTCTGAAAGATTCCATTGAATCATTATCTGTATTGGTTGACGAAGCCCGAGTACACATCTCACCCGAAGGTATAGGCGTGAAAGCTGTGGACCCGGCCAACGTTGCCATGGTCAGCTTTGAACTTCAGGCTGATGCCTTTGATGAATACCAGGCAGAGGAAAGCGAGATCGGATTGGACCTTACAAGAGTACTGGACATATTGGGTGTCGCAGAAAAAACGGACAAAGTGAAGATGAAGCTGGAAGAGGATTCCAGGAAACTCTCCATAAGCATTGGCGGAATATCATATACACTTACATTGCTTGACCCGTCTACAATCCGTGCAGAACCCAGGATCCCACAGCTCGAACTGCCTGCAGAGATCGTTGTGAACGGTAAAGGATTCAGCAGGACCGTTAAAGCAGCCGAAAAAATAAGTGACCATATGTCAATGGGAGTTGAAGGAGAAACCTTCTTCCTGGAAGCAGAAGGCGACACAGATCGTATGCGTCAGGAAATGCCCCGTGATGAACTGATAAGCATCACACCGGGACCTGCACGATCATTGTTTTCCCTGGATTATCTTTCAGACATCGTTAAACCTGCCTCCAAATCCAATGAGGTAACCCTCCAGATAGGAAATGATTTCCCTATCAAGATAAATTTTGAAATTGCAGGTGGAAGGGGTAAGGTCGGATACCTGCTGGCCCCCAGAATAGAGTCTGAGTAA
- a CDS encoding archaetidylserine synthase — MDIFKDLVLPDIMTLTNAVFGLLAIFAAFSGQIKLGFIFVLVAAVADGMDGYLARTISQGPMGEYLDSLADAVSFGVAPACLIFLSISGPLRYAAGFFACMYLVCGILRLARFNTKKKTIPDFEGLPITASAVVLSSYVLLAPQYIYTWVIFGLVVLLCYLMISDHPYPKLRGPRAMGAVSILFFSTILSYFLLNSYMWIFSTILFLSLMLYLESPIMRIPRQYYEK; from the coding sequence ATGGATATCTTCAAGGATCTGGTCCTGCCGGACATAATGACGTTGACAAATGCTGTTTTCGGACTTTTGGCTATTTTCGCGGCCTTCAGCGGACAGATTAAGCTGGGTTTTATTTTTGTACTGGTTGCAGCGGTAGCCGATGGGATGGATGGTTATCTGGCACGCACCATAAGTCAGGGTCCAATGGGGGAATACCTTGATTCCCTTGCAGATGCTGTTTCTTTCGGAGTGGCTCCTGCATGTCTGATCTTTTTAAGTATATCAGGTCCCCTGCGATACGCAGCGGGTTTTTTTGCCTGCATGTATCTGGTTTGTGGAATATTGCGGCTTGCCCGTTTCAACACTAAGAAAAAAACAATCCCGGATTTTGAAGGTTTGCCAATCACGGCTTCTGCTGTGGTTTTATCATCCTATGTCCTGCTTGCCCCTCAATATATCTATACCTGGGTTATCTTCGGTCTGGTCGTGCTGTTGTGCTATCTAATGATCAGTGATCATCCTTATCCCAAACTTCGCGGTCCCAGGGCCATGGGTGCTGTATCAATACTCTTTTTCTCAACAATACTGTCCTATTTCCTGCTTAATTCCTATATGTGGATATTCTCCACTATCCTGTTTTTATCCCTGATGCTGTACCTGGAATCTCCGATAATGAGGATTCCCAGGCAGTATTATGAAAAATGA
- a CDS encoding transcription factor S, protein MEFCPKCKSMMFPSDGDLKCRKCGYEKSREEGAETMVSKTKRDEREVTVLEENVDEGLPTTLVQCPECGNNKAYWWMRQLRSADESETRFFKCTKCSYTWREYD, encoded by the coding sequence ATGGAATTTTGTCCAAAATGTAAGAGTATGATGTTTCCCAGCGACGGGGACCTTAAGTGTCGCAAATGTGGATATGAGAAAAGCAGGGAAGAAGGCGCAGAAACCATGGTTTCAAAAACCAAGCGTGATGAACGTGAGGTTACAGTGCTTGAGGAAAATGTCGATGAAGGGTTACCTACAACACTTGTCCAGTGTCCGGAATGTGGAAATAACAAAGCATACTGGTGGATGCGACAACTACGTTCAGCAGATGAATCGGAGACCAGATTCTTTAAGTGCACAAAATGCAGTTATACCTGGAGAGAATATGACTGA
- the metX gene encoding homoserine O-acetyltransferase MetX, which produces MTERSVGYVETKYHHLKEPFRLVNGDEMAEVSIAYETYGKLNSDKSNVILICHALTGDAHAAGWHEGDKKPGWWDIVIGPGKAFDTNKYFVICSNVLGGCKGTTGPASTNPQSGLPYGLSFPRITIEDMVNLQHTLLNNLGISGLYAIAGGSMGGMQVLQWAVSYPGFMKRAIVLASTAISSPQQIAFNEVARQAIIRDPYWNDGDYYGRELPRQGLSLARMIGHITYLSDDSMHDKFGRDIRENEMFQVESYLHHQGDTFTSRFDPNSYLYLTGAVDNFDLSNGFSLSKSFSNIESEFMVISVSSDWLYPSYQSEEIVQALGSNDISVQYRKLISHFGHDAFLLEKGQLNYLLSTFLGHLTVGDVMSENVSTLHEGCTLEEAAQLMILKNATHIPILAASGRITGIVTSWDITRAVANNITSIEKILSRDILTSHPDENLSSAALIMEDHAISALPVVDDRGCLVGILSSDTISAMVGRGAK; this is translated from the coding sequence ATGACCGAGAGGTCCGTAGGTTATGTGGAAACAAAATATCATCATCTAAAAGAACCCTTCAGGCTTGTGAATGGTGATGAAATGGCAGAGGTTTCCATAGCTTATGAGACCTATGGCAAACTGAATTCTGACAAATCCAATGTAATTCTTATATGTCATGCCCTCACTGGGGATGCCCATGCTGCCGGCTGGCATGAAGGCGATAAAAAACCGGGCTGGTGGGATATTGTAATTGGGCCCGGGAAAGCTTTTGATACCAATAAGTATTTTGTAATCTGCTCTAACGTCCTGGGGGGGTGTAAGGGCACCACAGGTCCGGCCTCCACCAATCCCCAATCCGGTTTGCCTTATGGTTTGTCTTTTCCCCGTATTACTATTGAAGATATGGTGAACCTGCAACACACATTACTTAACAATCTTGGTATTTCCGGCCTTTATGCAATAGCAGGAGGTTCCATGGGCGGTATGCAGGTTCTGCAATGGGCAGTATCCTATCCAGGCTTCATGAAAAGGGCCATTGTGCTTGCATCCACAGCAATCTCCTCGCCCCAGCAGATTGCCTTTAATGAGGTTGCAAGACAGGCAATAATACGGGATCCTTATTGGAATGATGGGGATTATTATGGGAGAGAATTACCCAGACAGGGTCTTTCCCTTGCACGCATGATCGGACACATCACTTACCTGAGCGATGATTCCATGCATGATAAGTTTGGAAGGGATATCAGGGAAAACGAAATGTTCCAGGTGGAGAGTTATCTACACCATCAGGGTGATACTTTTACCAGCCGTTTTGACCCTAATTCCTATCTTTATCTTACCGGTGCAGTTGACAATTTTGATTTAAGCAATGGGTTTTCCCTCTCAAAAAGTTTCAGCAATATAGAATCAGAATTTATGGTTATTTCTGTATCTTCGGATTGGCTTTATCCTTCCTACCAGTCCGAGGAAATAGTCCAGGCGCTGGGCTCCAACGATATAAGTGTGCAGTATCGTAAACTCATTTCACATTTTGGTCATGATGCCTTTTTGTTGGAAAAGGGGCAATTAAATTATCTTTTATCCACTTTCCTGGGCCATCTCACTGTGGGAGATGTCATGTCGGAGAACGTATCGACTCTCCATGAAGGGTGTACGCTGGAAGAGGCGGCACAATTAATGATTTTGAAAAATGCAACACATATTCCGATTCTGGCAGCAAGTGGCCGTATTACGGGTATAGTGACTTCCTGGGATATCACAAGGGCTGTTGCCAACAATATAACTTCCATCGAAAAAATACTGTCACGGGATATTTTGACATCCCATCCCGATGAAAACCTTTCCAGTGCAGCTCTTATAATGGAAGACCATGCAATCTCGGCTCTTCCTGTGGTTGATGACAGAGGTTGTCTTGTAGGTATTCTTTCCAGTGATACTATCAGTGCAATGGTGGGAAGGGGTGCAAAGTGA
- the artA gene encoding archaeosortase A yields MTDYILLIAIGLMILSAILPGKLSYRKMIGAFGWITFGAHWAYQPIHYMEIYDYFNVFLTIMIACFCLMMAYSMIDEYRSNTLPVANLDITSMVTSATAIGSFFYFPFAQLPSLNYWIIAGVTDNITWLLGSLGYEVTQDSWNLISYNGYTVEIILACTAIESIALFCGLIASVRAPASKLFQAFMVSVPVIYILNIFRDVFVIIAYGEQWFGAESFEIAHHMIAKMGSAVALFVIGYAVLKILPQLFDLIDGLVSLSRFRLKDIIDKIAGNR; encoded by the coding sequence ATGACAGACTACATTTTATTGATAGCAATAGGATTAATGATTCTTTCAGCTATTCTTCCCGGTAAATTATCCTATCGTAAAATGATAGGCGCTTTTGGATGGATTACTTTTGGTGCACACTGGGCTTACCAGCCAATCCATTACATGGAAATTTACGATTATTTCAATGTATTCCTTACAATAATGATTGCCTGTTTCTGTCTTATGATGGCCTACTCAATGATAGACGAATACAGGTCAAACACCCTGCCGGTTGCGAATCTGGATATTACTTCAATGGTGACCAGCGCGACTGCAATAGGTTCTTTTTTCTATTTTCCTTTTGCTCAGTTGCCTTCACTTAATTACTGGATCATTGCTGGCGTTACAGATAACATAACCTGGCTTCTCGGTTCTCTGGGCTATGAAGTTACTCAGGATTCCTGGAACCTGATTTCCTATAATGGCTATACAGTGGAGATTATCCTTGCCTGTACTGCCATTGAAAGTATTGCCCTCTTTTGCGGCCTGATTGCTTCTGTCAGGGCTCCTGCTTCTAAGTTGTTCCAGGCATTTATGGTTTCAGTACCGGTTATCTATATACTGAATATTTTTCGTGATGTTTTTGTAATTATAGCTTATGGAGAGCAATGGTTTGGTGCAGAAAGTTTTGAGATCGCCCACCATATGATTGCCAAGATGGGTTCGGCGGTAGCCCTCTTTGTAATTGGCTATGCTGTCCTGAAGATTCTTCCCCAGCTCTTCGACCTGATTGATGGGCTTGTGTCCCTTTCAAGATTCAGGTTAAAGGACATTATTGATAAAATTGCAGGAAACAGGTAA
- a CDS encoding O-acetylhomoserine aminocarboxypropyltransferase/cysteine synthase family protein, whose protein sequence is MSRSNNYNPETLSIHAGQEPDPTTGSRAVPIYQTTAYVFDDTEHAANLFALKEFGNIYTRLMNPTTDVFEKRMAAIEGGTGSLAVSSGMSAISLALLTITRLGDEIVAADNLYGGTYQLFNHTFPKLGRNTTFVDSTNPEAFRQAINENTRAVYIESIGNPKLDVPDFEAIADIAHAAGVPLVVDNTVGVGLVKPIEHGADIVVLSATKYVCGHGTSLGGVIIDSGNFDWGSGKFPEFTEPDPSYHGLVYWDAFKDVPGMGNIAFVLKARVQWLRDLGAAVSPFNSFLFLQGLETLFLRVKKHSENAFEIARFLKDHPKVAWVNYPGFEDHISHNRAQKYLDGGFGPIVGFGIKGGLEAGKQFIENLELFSHLANIGDAKSLVVHPASTTHQQLTPEEQASTSVTPDYIRLSIGIENAKDLITDLDQALNEVNV, encoded by the coding sequence ATGAGCAGATCAAATAATTATAATCCGGAAACCCTTTCCATACATGCAGGACAGGAACCGGATCCAACTACGGGTTCAAGGGCCGTTCCCATCTACCAGACCACGGCCTATGTTTTTGACGATACAGAACATGCGGCAAATCTTTTTGCCCTGAAGGAATTTGGCAATATTTACACCCGCCTGATGAATCCTACCACCGATGTCTTTGAAAAAAGGATGGCTGCTATTGAAGGTGGTACTGGTTCCCTGGCTGTTTCTTCGGGAATGTCTGCCATCTCCCTTGCCCTGCTGACAATTACCCGACTGGGTGATGAGATTGTGGCTGCCGATAACCTTTATGGTGGGACATACCAGTTATTCAATCACACCTTTCCAAAATTGGGACGGAACACAACCTTTGTGGACTCCACTAACCCGGAAGCTTTCAGGCAGGCTATAAATGAGAATACACGGGCTGTGTATATCGAATCTATAGGAAATCCCAAACTCGATGTCCCAGATTTCGAAGCAATTGCAGACATTGCCCATGCGGCAGGTGTACCGCTGGTAGTGGACAATACAGTGGGTGTCGGACTTGTAAAACCCATTGAACACGGTGCTGATATCGTTGTCCTGTCCGCCACCAAGTATGTTTGTGGCCACGGTACTTCGCTGGGAGGTGTCATCATCGATTCAGGTAATTTCGACTGGGGTAGCGGAAAATTCCCTGAGTTCACAGAACCCGATCCGAGTTACCACGGCCTTGTATACTGGGATGCGTTCAAGGACGTTCCTGGAATGGGTAACATTGCTTTTGTCCTGAAGGCCCGGGTCCAGTGGTTAAGGGATTTGGGAGCGGCAGTAAGTCCTTTTAATTCGTTCCTTTTCCTGCAAGGACTGGAGACCCTTTTCTTGCGTGTGAAAAAACATTCTGAAAATGCATTTGAGATCGCCCGTTTCCTAAAAGACCATCCGAAAGTTGCATGGGTGAATTATCCGGGATTTGAAGACCATATCAGCCATAATAGGGCTCAAAAGTATCTCGATGGAGGGTTTGGCCCGATAGTTGGATTTGGTATTAAGGGAGGGCTTGAAGCCGGTAAACAATTCATTGAAAATCTTGAGCTGTTTTCCCATCTTGCCAATATCGGGGATGCAAAGAGCCTTGTTGTCCACCCCGCTTCCACTACTCATCAGCAGCTTACCCCCGAGGAACAGGCAAGTACCAGTGTTACGCCCGATTACATCCGTTTATCCATTGGTATTGAGAATGCAAAAGACCTGATCACAGATCTTGACCAGGCCTTGAACGAGGTGAATGTATGA
- a CDS encoding phosphatidylserine decarboxylase yields MLAKGSHSWVFTASLLTIAMGFMYVTSRLQIFTVQSMLDVPLLGGNTFFLSLFSGWQIFLYSTFGFGLLTVFFVFFFRDPKRDSTLCKSCILAPADGKISDIRGRKVCIFMNLNNVHVNRAPFCGKVLSVKHFKGSYLPAFTKDSSRNERTNIQLQTSVGKIEVTQIAGFLARRIVTYVEEGDEILQGEKIGMIRLGSRVDVTIPEGFDICVSKGDKVYAGDTKIAKTPHHER; encoded by the coding sequence ATGCTTGCAAAAGGTTCTCATAGCTGGGTCTTTACGGCCTCATTGCTCACAATTGCAATGGGATTTATGTATGTAACTTCGCGATTGCAGATATTTACCGTTCAATCAATGCTGGATGTCCCTCTGCTGGGGGGAAACACTTTCTTTTTGAGCCTGTTTTCCGGCTGGCAAATATTCCTCTACTCCACTTTTGGGTTTGGGTTGCTGACAGTATTTTTTGTTTTCTTTTTCCGTGATCCTAAGCGGGATTCTACTCTCTGTAAAAGCTGTATCCTTGCCCCGGCTGATGGTAAAATTTCGGATATCAGGGGTCGTAAGGTTTGCATTTTCATGAACCTTAACAATGTTCATGTCAATCGCGCTCCTTTTTGCGGTAAAGTTTTATCTGTAAAACACTTCAAAGGAAGTTATCTACCGGCATTTACCAAGGATTCCTCACGCAACGAGAGAACAAATATTCAGCTGCAGACATCCGTAGGAAAAATAGAAGTAACCCAGATAGCCGGTTTCCTGGCACGCAGGATAGTTACTTATGTGGAGGAAGGGGATGAAATCCTGCAGGGAGAAAAAATTGGAATGATACGGCTGGGGTCCCGGGTGGATGTTACTATCCCTGAAGGATTTGATATTTGTGTCAGTAAAGGGGATAAGGTATATGCAGGTGATACAAAAATTGCAAAAACTCCACATCATGAGAGGTAA
- the priL gene encoding DNA primase regulatory subunit PriL yields the protein MERAELALYPFTSAASQYVGELDFDLDRLINSRAFQSARLRGEERLIQSLTSGISKPSLTNTDEGRVLTELLSYPYARILVSCLNDPYLNRKYSHAEAEAAYSLLLEREDFFLREIGEEFGIHAKQHERGFHLHFADFLKYSTTLKAIEWKLINQRMVHGKVFVERKDFARLLQEAIKKSIHDSLPLKVPEKTCTDCSGALSRLKELLQQKKGDIESGQIGEVDSKLFPPCINYAINNVRTGVNLAHSMRFAMTSFLTGIGMTVDDIINMFNVSPDFDEEKTRYQIEHIAGSSGTKYTPPSCSTMKTYGNCHGADELCKRINHPLNYYRRKMWYKNKFKKPANTKEKKETE from the coding sequence ATGGAAAGGGCAGAACTTGCGCTGTACCCCTTTACATCCGCCGCTTCGCAATATGTCGGAGAACTGGATTTTGATCTGGATCGCCTTATAAATTCAAGAGCGTTCCAATCAGCCAGACTCAGGGGTGAGGAAAGATTAATCCAGTCTCTGACCTCGGGCATCAGTAAACCCTCCCTCACAAATACAGATGAGGGACGGGTACTCACAGAACTTCTTTCCTACCCTTATGCAAGGATACTCGTATCCTGCCTGAACGATCCCTACCTTAACCGAAAATATTCTCACGCTGAAGCCGAAGCTGCATATTCCCTGCTGTTAGAGAGAGAAGATTTTTTTCTCAGGGAAATAGGAGAAGAATTCGGAATCCATGCCAAACAGCATGAAAGAGGCTTCCATCTACACTTTGCGGATTTTTTGAAATATTCCACAACCCTCAAAGCAATTGAGTGGAAACTGATAAACCAGAGAATGGTACATGGCAAAGTTTTTGTTGAAAGAAAAGATTTTGCCCGATTGCTGCAGGAAGCAATCAAAAAAAGTATTCATGACAGCCTTCCCCTCAAAGTTCCCGAGAAGACCTGCACAGATTGCTCAGGTGCACTGTCAAGATTGAAGGAACTACTCCAGCAAAAGAAAGGTGATATTGAAAGTGGACAGATCGGAGAAGTAGACAGTAAACTGTTTCCTCCCTGCATCAATTATGCCATCAATAATGTTCGTACAGGGGTAAACCTTGCTCATTCAATGCGTTTTGCAATGACTTCCTTTTTGACAGGTATTGGCATGACAGTGGATGATATAATCAACATGTTCAATGTATCCCCGGATTTTGATGAAGAAAAAACAAGATACCAGATTGAACATATTGCTGGTTCCTCAGGTACAAAATATACTCCTCCCTCATGCAGCACCATGAAGACTTACGGCAATTGCCATGGAGCTGATGAGCTTTGCAAGAGAATCAACCATCCCCTGAACTATTACCGCAGGAAAATGTGGTATAAAAATAAATTTAAAAAGCCTGCAAATACAAAAGAAAAGAAAGAGACAGAGTAA
- a CDS encoding NUDIX domain-containing protein: MRPKTPLLTVDGVIILNGKIVLIKRKNEPYRGSFALPGGFVEIGETTEEAVKREVMEETGLLIEILKLVGVYSDPSRDPRGHTVSVAYLAVGKGEPRADTDAAEVGCFDPDSLPGLAFDHQRILNDAGDDIDGILSKM; encoded by the coding sequence ATGAGACCAAAAACACCCCTACTGACAGTCGATGGCGTAATCATATTAAACGGGAAGATAGTACTTATTAAAAGGAAAAATGAACCTTACAGGGGATCGTTTGCCCTGCCGGGTGGTTTTGTAGAGATTGGCGAAACCACAGAAGAAGCGGTAAAGAGAGAAGTAATGGAAGAAACGGGCCTTCTAATCGAAATACTCAAATTAGTTGGTGTATATTCAGACCCTTCCCGTGATCCCAGGGGTCACACAGTATCCGTGGCCTACCTTGCAGTAGGCAAAGGCGAACCAAGGGCAGATACAGATGCTGCAGAAGTTGGATGTTTTGATCCCGACAGTCTGCCAGGACTCGCTTTTGACCACCAGCGGATTCTAAATGATGCAGGAGATGATATTGATGGAATTTTGTCCAAAATGTAA